TATTCCCTTGATTAACATTTCAGGTGGAAAGATAATGATGGAATACATAGGAGCAACAGGGGCACAAGTAACATTCAATTCAGTTCCAATAGAAGAAGGGATTGATTTCCATTTCATTCTTGGGTTCGCCATTGATGCAGACGCTTCCGGCAATGCCCAAAACGGAAAGTTTTCGGCATATTGGGCTGAATCGTTGACACCGGAATCTGTTGCAGCCATTAAGGCACGCCATACCAATGTCAAAGTCTTGGCTAGCCTCTCTGGTTGGAGTTTGCACGACAAAGTCATACGTTGGTATGACCCAAAAGACACTCACCAATGGATTTCAAATGCATTCTCATCTCTAAGGTCTTTAGCACTCACTTACCACCTTGATGGCATAGACATTGACTATGAAGTTTTCCCAAGAAATAAAAACTATACTAGTTTTGCTTATTGTGTTGGTGAGCTCATAACTCTTCTGAAGAAACATAGTGTTATTTCTGTGGCCACTATTGCTCCCTATCACCTAACTGTTGAAGCCTATATGGAACTCTTCAAAGGTTACaataatgttattgattatgTTAACCATCAATTCTATACCGACAAAGTTTTGACTCCTCAAAGGTACTTAGAAGATTTTAATATTCGAGTAACGCAATTTGATAGGAATAAGTTGCTTCCTAGCTATGAAGTCAATGGAAGGGGTATTCAAGGGGATGCATTTTTTGGAACTCTGAGTTTGTTGCAAGAAAATGGATTTGAGGTTGGAGGCATTATGATCTTCTGTGCCGATGCATCTTCTTCCAACAACTATTACTATGAGAGAAGATCACAAGCATTTTTGCTCAACTCTACCGCTACATGAAggataaaataaagaaaaagttgaGTTATATATTTATGCCTGCGGACCAAAGCAAAGATCATGAGTTCCATGATTGAGAGACATTAGTTTAGGCCAATTCTCCTGTTTTTTAAAAGGAGCTACTTAGATAAATAAAGACGTCTAAAACATCggtttttaaaaatgttttttagtaattaaaatttaatatatataattgattaaacagtgttatttttgtcaaaaatatatcagacaaaattaatttaactaaaaagatggtaaatcaaatcttgaattgatttaaattaatattattttttataaaaaatgattacaatacttttattatagaaaatgactaaaatactcatatatatatatatatatataagagtattgtagttattttctataaaaaaataatattaatttagaccagtttgagatttaattcactatttttttgattaaattaatttgtttgacctaattttatcaaaaataacatgatttaattgattatattattaaattttaattattaaaaaatatctttaaaaaaagatattttagaCGTCTTTATTTAAGTGGTTCACTTTTTAAAACCATACTAAAATTGTCGAATTTAGTCTTGATATATGACTTAGAAAAATTAAAGTTGTTAATGTGTAATCTATcagtatatgtatatattagaCAATTAATTTTTAACACTTTAGACAATACTATTAGTTTAATAGATTTAGCTAAAGACACCTTATAGTgttaaatgtaaaaaaaaaacttatatttaaaaattaaaatttttaaactttcaaagtatataatgtataaaaacaagaatttttttaaaggtaaagtatacttttttttcttgaagtttgacaaaaattttaaaaatatccctaacttttattttgtttcaattttgtcatagaagttttcaatttaatttgcatcaaatatactcttaatggctaatttttcaaaaaatttaagaccaatttaacaacaatttcataagaacaaccctcaacacaagcaaatcaagcataattttcatgcattattgttagattggtctttttttttttgaaaatttagccggtaggagtatatttgatgcaaatcgaaaatttttgagacaaaattgaaacaaaataaaatttaagggtatttttaaaacttttgtcaaatttcagagacaaaaaatatactttaacCTTGTTTTAAAAATACTAATCTCTTCACTAATATGCTTAAAACACTTGTTCATAAAAACCATTATTAGTACCCAGCAGAATGTTCTTAATTCAATTATTCATGCCCATTATTTATTAATTCACGATTCGCCAAGGACATGATTAACATGACACTACTACACATATAATACTAAAACATGATGTGAGCCTTTTGATCATTTCTGAAACTCAAGAACAGACATGAAAGGATCAACATAGAAGGCACGGCAAGAAGAGAAGCCAGCAAATTGGCAAGATCTTTGAATTGTTGTTCGGTTCTCTGCTTCCCCTTAGGATTGTACATAGTCATGTTGTACACGTCAGCACCAAGCAATGTCCTTGTTCTTTGACTTTCATCCGTTGACTCTGGCAGCACGGGCTCAACAACAATC
This sequence is a window from Arachis stenosperma cultivar V10309 chromosome 10, arast.V10309.gnm1.PFL2, whole genome shotgun sequence. Protein-coding genes within it:
- the LOC130954655 gene encoding chitinase 2-like yields the protein MVVIVSAAPNLQSCDGGKIMMEYIGATGAQVTFNSVPIEEGIDFHFILGFAIDADASGNAQNGKFSAYWAESLTPESVAAIKARHTNVKVLASLSGWSLHDKVIRWYDPKDTHQWISNAFSSLRSLALTYHLDGIDIDYEVFPRNKNYTSFAYCVGELITLLKKHSVISVATIAPYHLTVEAYMELFKGYNNVIDYVNHQFYTDKVLTPQRYLEDFNIRVTQFDRNKLLPSYEVNGRGIQGDAFFGTLSLLQENGFEVGGIMIFCADASSSNNYYYERRSQAFLLNSTAT